A region of Etheostoma cragini isolate CJK2018 chromosome 24, CSU_Ecrag_1.0, whole genome shotgun sequence DNA encodes the following proteins:
- the xirp2a gene encoding xin actin-binding repeat-containing protein 2 isoform X2 produces the protein MQGRPAGRSECLHNPSEPPRQRGTPTTAASPSLFLTLSKLPLLLPHFLTPPIRLHTIDFLCKYQPEGKRGVRYSFSPTMEIQSGNGEEVASTVSATLGLVSHSPSGLQVEASDEPVLKEDLQAAKRIERFDIPLDNLKRMFEKPAVANTEVSVHTSSSKRATSSNLTQADPSTDQTMASTTDTTLSADSAGRATSGRPKDRAPSAEDQEDEPVSVKERLAMYQAAVSKKETSSSSASTAVMEEAEACSLPGGLASVKKQFEKQEFASSSSQSSVAQFHFEQRTVQEMSSSSEVTVRSSAREVLPTTTLFHNQQEVIHDQRFHQNNVAASYGDHYAETVMLVGGEDLPKVSTQALKQQYEKTIEEAAPAKEIKVDVDVNQFQWAPVSQSSKASTMTSYDTSSTVKTAAASSTASASSVAHEMTERFPPPPANLLQETLESVSSQHQEPASKHKHTVTKEQYFKHKSLAELKRISKHIHPEVRKNLEEEFLSALTEAEKEALESEEMVGDVHQACYMFENDGNGSSKCSSPDRDDLEWEEILRGEVQSMRWMFENKPLDTIKDDTLEEDEVKNIAQQEIIAGKDVRHTAWMFETRPMDALGTEASNSTEESQKSAELARGDVRTATWLFETQPLDYLNKIYQEDEQEMHVVATESITGGDVKTARYLFETQHLDSLGKTETIEESHFLNLKSELEEIKGDVKTTTRMFETQPMCVIRGDSGEMLEITTIRREETEKGDVKTSRWMFETQPLDIINKDPAMVKLICGISMEDNIQGGVNKGRWLFETKTLDTIKDEEWESSRKQKEDIIGADVRRHCLVFETQAMDTLKDDANARPLLSEEIVGGDVQSARHLFETAPMENLKELLEVGKLKKTVASEEEKGDVRHQKWVFESQPLENIREEKKEITRTVNIEALDKGDVTNYKERFESMDLSKCEGTQRIQVEGVTSGSVKSNRVLFESTPMYAMQDSSGHYHEVRTVRREEIVKGDVRSCRWMFETRPIDEFDESVNKFQIIKGISKQEVESGDVKTAKWLFETQPLDAIKCSSHLEDEEHKTKEDLEIEKGDVKTCRWLFETQPMDVLYEKVEKSEVDIEKVQKGDVKTCTWLFETQTLDNIHDHTESETILKTCTVNQEDVQGKDVRLARFLFETENLENITGEDNPSFRRVTEIDIQSGDVSRMKCIFENRSSDIMSSTSEETMQRLKRKQAEDIQRGNVVNCTWKFEHQPIDAICDDSTEARESRTVTDVQGGDVDKGRFIFETFSLDQIKEESTQNDTSKLTSIFRDEVERGDVKNYTMMFETQPLYAIRDKEGHYHEVTTVTKEEIIRGDVVGARWQFETKPLDSIRHSEEVYVIKAVTEEGINKGDVSSARWRFETQPLDEITEEIKVRSKTVADIQGGDVKTNKQRFETDEMSQKYIRTVSVSEIQKGDVRSATWMFETRTMDEIHGDGAEYDGMERVTKEEVMKGDVKQSVWLFEKQPLDSIRETDGTELVSTKEEIPQADVKTTTWLFESTPFHEFNQSSKEKTEIIGKSIKETLEELYSQKMVDSQGVLIEADEVGDVRMAKFKLMNQEAPQIQKEEIIRGDLSNIMMNLLNHREVTERGITIDSEERGNIDTTVKQLFNQEREINVAKEEIVRGDIQEAVNNLLKSEGSSKRGILIQEDEKGDVRMTIYSLLNKAETASMEKEDIIQGNVSRTLHRLLSNSGGEDSKRIMVGDTERGNVSFYSTCIESGALDYLKQLQYGPDDAQGKTEKENIIGGDVEVTKILLQKNQQQIGRTVAKDDIVPGDVHSNVKVFMTEPAVAYRNLEKRDIVKGDLSAALDSLAQAINQKVVIEKEEVVKGDIPTTLRSLEEAQHQAKEMEKPEIVRGDIRGALESLGKSATTNTEATVEDLVPGDIKGTLKSLEEAKQAVKEIEKEKILKGDIHIAMQSLHEATSAKKVYQHQVSEQGDVKATIQLLLEPTTSPNMQRRGSMEGDVKTSIKCLYEGQETMQVEKEEVVKGDVRGAIKNLMHRKQYSNVKRMHLPKKAKVPVKNPLTVKQAEHECLHEAKSESVAVNPAPAVKNLAQSGESQKHTQRHHESKSVKTQVITQEDHSVNVAKTDSTAGASQHKSMKEQKQKVPPPQKTHAPKPIMIKNKQMTNNDQTETKASDVSVMKEVHSSQTNVSNKQMCETKTIKQVQTTLMEKTVTHKQNVSDQMSQKQMESKAITQKHNIKNMKSDYRSLDVRGKGVIKKGKPEIHFPPPPSSPPPPSESELSLPPPPSPVLGSPASPPSIMRQDSDLPPPPPPPPMECRSDPDFFPPPPTPPPPPSVGGQDFLPPPPSQKELNAMPQPPATKLGKPIGKPLFKEPETQKQPVHIKPKWQKKQPTPPPPPPPPQLPSDQAETASTERGKAAQVQEVKKETSQLIETSKQMQSELTTVSTTKIPSIPAVKPKESPQPPKKVLVPPIKLPPPPEPAPTSKPRPYARKFKTPLMLAEERYRQQTEKEEIARSNVTTPTSPPIDISATVASPEPSAAQNTETQVTMEATKAKSEEAKSVSKETISPAKKTPSQIPLSKPVMSVVNKKSASGVTNISVDKKHVASEHSSEKILSSTDVKKSQTAPQNQTFSAAQCHREASNIKVQSCSSVITSSVSEQQQSIKESSSRSVTATQSAVQQNVNLQRQTAVTLKAEDVKNINVPLTQEGKITPSQPTKIPKVTPNFKVKTFKMPTEKTEEKCASEMKSEMHLQQEKSNVSQKSETKVYQKSSQLTSARAEMKTEVKEKEKKSYVSPPTKGVEVEINVEKEKPVQRNESVKQSPSVTVLMPKVAKITSAATYQGHVSVSHSQQSMKAEQIQRHKEVVTESVVQQCHQRQEDVQMQKQSKVQAAETNKIQIKAVKSKGEPKDVSARGTVIAAPKNEAHSEEIINLEKCNVIQKLLAQIKELEGTPSKIESNTVRMIISELPDWAMGSDEKHNLREIAKHQSKEKLKEMIVYMKNMFQAKLTFLEENSTAVEKNGKDKEGPPVPPKPDQSVIIGATAKISKISIGSSKSEKKVVEEKRSLQERKVYQEMSEAADPRLPSPLASIRTPSPTFISIESRRIDSPLRVTPSPPPYKSVGTPPPPPRKTYTPTSSFSRATPSPTLSRTEKVMKLRDTTSKLPRGVTPPPPLPLSECFAAEREQSSPFSDRATHIDGDEQKLAEMAEMGDSMMTVRDKKSFFEEAQKLEVSRTYMRKDPIDIPERLGPDAEEGAPAVTVDLLKEDLPRVDLSKLVNKFESPQPKVYARKEPIAITERLGSDTEDAEADPPRTDTEIHSFNVKAIKDVFETGEHSSQAARELREQIERRESESACSVSGGHSGTTAVTEQFCSVDNFGNLISETTSQMHSENSLTRGNPPSYADVVRGNVPTVGVPAEASAEELLRNFQQSWAESQGVFQNLGFSVTEQRTSQIVTCQQETVVTGKPSCAA, from the exons CAATGTGGCTGCCAGTTACGGGGACCATTACGCCGAAACAG TTATGCTCGTTGGAGGAGAGGACCTACCAAAGGTTTCAACTCAGGCTTTGAAGCAGCAGTATGAAAAAACGATTGAGGAAGCCGCACCAGCCAAGGAAATTAAG GTTGATGTGGATGTCAACCAATTTCAATGGGCACCAGTTAGTCAGTCCTCCAAAGCTTCAACCATGACAAGCTATGACACCTCCTCCACCGTAAAGACTGCCGCTGCCTCGTCAACAGCGTCTGCCTCGTCAGTAGCTCATGAGATGACGGAGCGCTTCCCTCCCCCGCCTGCAAACCTGTTACAGGAAACGCTTGAGTCCGTCTCATCCCAGCATCAGGAGCCAGCCTCCAAACATAAGCACACTGTTACCAAGGAGCAGTACTTTAAACACAAAAGCTTGGCTGAACTCAAGCGCATCTCCAAGCACATTCATCCAGAGGTACGCAAGAACCTCGAAGAGGAGTTTTTGAGTGCTCTCACTGAAGCAGAAAAGGAGGCTTTGGAAAGTGAGGAAATGGTGGGAGACGTCCATCAGGCATGctacatgtttgaaaatgatgGCAACGGCTCCAGTAAGTGTTCAAGCCCCGACAGGGATGATCTGGAATGGGAGGAGATCCTTAGAGGCGAAGTGCAGTCCATGCGCTGGATGTTCGAGAACAAGCCGCTAGATACGATCAAAGATGACACCCTAGAGGAGGACGAGGTGAAGAATATTGCGCAGCAGGAAATCATTGCTGGTAAAGATGTCCGACACACAGCCTGGATGTTTGAGACTCGGCCCATGGATGCTCTAGGGACAGAGGCTTCAAATTCAACTGAGGAGTCCCAAAAGTCGGCTGAGCTTGCGAGAGGAGATGTCCGCACAGCTACATGGCTTTTTGAGACGCAGCCACTCGATTATCTGAATAAGATCTACCAGGAAGACGAGCAGGAGATGCATGTTGTTGCCACTGAAAGCATCACCGGTGGAGATGTGAAAACCGCTAGATATCTCTTTGAGACCCAGCATTTGGATTCCCTAGGTAAAACCGAAACCATTGAGGAGAGCCACTTCCTGAACCTGAAGTCTGAGCTGGAAGAGATCAAAGGGGATGTGAAGACAACCACTCGCATGTTTGAGACTCAGCCCATGTGTGTCATCAGGGGGGATTCGGGAGAGATGCTAGAGATCACCACCATCCGCAGGGAGGAGACGGAGAAGGGAGACGTCAAGACATCGCGCTGGATGTTTGAAACCCAGCCTCTGGATATTATTAACAAAGACCCTGCGATGGTGAAGCTGATATGTGGTATATCCATGGAGGACAACATTCAAGGCGGCGTGAACAAAGGTAGATGGCTTTTTGAGACAAAGACCCTTGACACCATTAAGGATGAAGAATGGGAGAGTTCTAGGAAGCAAAAAGAAGACATAATTGGTGCTGATGTAAGAAGGCACTGTCTGGTTTTCGAGACTCAGGCTATGGATACTCTGAAAGACGATGCCAATGCTAGACCTTTACTTTCAGAGGAGATTGTAGGAGGCGACGTTCAATCGGCCAGGCATCTGTTTGAAACAGCACCCATGGAAAATCTGAAAGAACTGCTTGAAGTGGGAAAACTTAAGAAAACGGTTGCatctgaagaagaaaagggTGATGTGAGGCATCAAAAATGGGTCTTTGAGAGCCAGCCGTTGGAGAATATaagggaggagaaaaaggagattACAAGAACTGTTAACATTGAAGCTCTTGACAAAGGAGATGTGACAAACTATAAAGAAAGGTTTGAGAGCATGGATTTAAGTAAGTGTGAAGGAACACAGCGAATTCAGGTTGAAGGTGTCACAAGTGGATCCGTCAAATCCAACAGAGTTCTTTTTGAATCTACCCCTATGTACGCCATGCAGGACAGCTCTGGCCATTACCACGAGGTGAGGACCGTGAGGCGTGAGGAGATTGTGAAGGGTGATGTGCGCAGCTGCAGATGGATGTTTGAAACCCGTCCTATTGACGAGTTTGATGAAAGCGTCAATAAGTTTCAGATCATAAAAGGTATATCCAAGCAGGAGGTCGAGTCAGGGGACGTCAAAACAGCCAAGTGGTTGTTTGAAACTCAACCGCTTGATGCCATAAAGTGTTCCAGTCATTTGGAGGATGAAGAACACAAAACTAAGGAAGATTTGGAAATTGAGAAAGGGGACGTCAAGACTTGCAGGTGGCTATTTGAGACCCAACCGATGGATGTTCTGTatgaaaaagtggaaaagagTGAGGTTGATATTGAGAAAGTTCAAAAAGGTGATGTCAAAACGTGCACTTGGCTCTTTGAGACCCAGACACTTGACAACATACACGACCACACAGAGTCTGAGACCATTCTGAAAACCTGCACTGTAAATCAAGAGGATGTCCAAGGAAAAGATGTACGACTGGCCCGCTTCCTCTTTGAAACCGAAAACCTGGAAAATATCACAGGCGAGGACAACCCCTCCTTCAGGAGGGTGACGGAAATTGACATCCAGTCGGGCGATGTTTCCAGGATGAAGTGCATCTTTGAGAATCGCTCCTCTGACATCATGAGCTCCACCTCTGAGGAAACAATGCAGAGGTTGAAGAGAAAGCAGGCCGAGGACATCCAGAGGGGAAACGTGGTCAACTGTACCTGGAAGTTTGAGCATCAGCCtattgatgccatctgtgatgATTCTACAGAGGCGAGGGAAAGTCGCACTGTGACTGACGTACAGGGGGGTGACGTTGACAAAGGCCGCTTCATTTTTGAGACATTCTCTCTGGATCAAATCAAAGAGGAGTCCACTCAGAATGACACATCTAAACTCACTAGTATCTTTAGAGATGAAGTAGAAAGAGGGGATGTGAAAAATTATACCATGATGTTTGAAACTCAGCCGCTGTACGCCATCCGCGACAAAGAGGGCCATTATCATGAAGTAACTACAGTTACCAAGGAAGAAATCATTAGAGGGGATGTGGTGGGGGCTCGGTGGCAGTTTGAGACAAAGCCTCTGGATTCAATTAGACATTCGGAGGAGGTCTATGTTATAAAAGCTGTGACTGAAGAAGGCATTAACAAAGGAGACGTCAGCTCTGCAAGGTGGAGGTTTGAAACGCAACCTCTGGATGAAATTACAGAGGAAATAAAAGTCAGGTCTAAAACAGTTGCAGATATCCAAGGCGGTGATGTGAAGACAAACAAGCAGCGATTTGAGACTGATGAGATGTCGCAAAAGTACATCAGAACCGTTAGCGTGAGCGAAATCCAAAAGGGCGACGTCAGATCTGCCACATGGATGTTTGAAACGCGCACAATGGACGAGATCCACGGTGATGGCGCAGAGTATGATGGCATGGAGAGAGTGACAAAAGAGGAAGTGATGAAAGGAGATGTCAAACAGTCCGTGTGGCTCTTTGAGAAGCAGCCTCTTGATAGCATCAGAGAGACTGACGGCACAGAGCTGGTTTCTACAAAGGAGGAAATCCCACAGGCCGATGTGAAGACGACAACATGGCTATTTGAATCCACTCCATTTCATGAATTCAACCAAAGCAGCaaggaaaagacagaaataatTGGTAAAAGCATCAAAGAGACACTTGAGGAGCTTTACTCTCAGAAAATGGTGGACTCCCAAGGTGTTCTTATTGAGGCAGATGAGGTCGGCGATGTCCGCATGGCCAAGTTCAAACTCATGAACCAGGAGGCTCCACAAatccaaaaagaagaaattatccGAGGGGATCTGAGCAACATAATGATGAACCTCCTCAACCACAGGGAGGTCACAGAAAGGGGGATAACAATTGACAGCGAGGAGCGGGGGAACATCGACACCACAGTGAAGCAGTTATTCAACCAGGAAAGGGAAATCAATGTGGCGAAAGAGGAAATTGTCCGCGGTGACATTCAAGAGGCCGTAAACAATCTGCTCAAGAGCGAAGGCTCCTCCAAGCGTGGCATACTGATTCAAGAGGATGAGAAAGGAGACGTGAGGATGACTATCTATTCCCTCTTGAATAAAGCGGAGACGGCTAGCATGGAGAAAGAGGATATCATTCAAGGAAATGTGAGCAGAACACTTCATCGTCTGCTCTCCAACTCGGGAGGCGAAGACTCGAAAAGGATAATGGTTGGAGACACTGAGAGGGGTAACGTCAGCTTTTACTCTACATGCATCGAGTCAGGAGCCTTGGATTACCTGAAGCAGCTTCAGTACGGACCTGATGATGCTCAGGGAAAGACGGAAAAGGAGAACATCATAGGTGGTGACGTCGAGGTGACCAAAATCTTGCTGCAGAAGAATCAGCAGCAGATTGGTCGCACGGTGGCAAAGGATGACATAGTTCCTGGCGACGTACACAGCAATGTTAAAGTTTTTATGACAGAGCCTGCCGTTGCCTACAGAAACCTAGAGAAAAGGGATATTGTTAAAGGTGACCTGAGTGCAGCCCTGGATTCACTGGCCCAAGCGATCAATCAGAAAGTGGTaatagagaaagaggaggtggtCAAGGGGGACATCCCAACTACTTTGAGATCTCTGGAGGAGGCCCAGCATCAAGCCAAAGAAATGGAAAAGCCTGAAATTGTCAGGGGAGACATCAGAGGGGCTCTCGAGTCACTGGGGAAATCTGCAACCACCAATACGGAAGCGACTGTTGAAGATCTAGTGCCAGGTGATATCAAAGGGACCCTGAAGTCTCTGGAGGAGGCAAAGCAAGCGGTGAAAGAGATTGAAAAAGAGAAGATTCTCAAAGGAGACATCCACATTGCCATGCAAAGCTTACATGAGGCAACAAGTGCAAAGAAGGTTTACCAGCATCAAGTGAGTGAACAAGGGGATGTCAAAGCCACTATTCAGCTCTTGTTAGAGCCCACAACTTCTCCCAACATGCAGCGCAGGGGGAGCATGGAAGGAGATGTGAAAACATCTATAAAATGTCTTTATGAAGGACAGGAGACAATGCAAGTGGAAAAAGAGGAGGTAGTAAAAGGGGACGTTAGAGGGGCAATAAAGAACCTAATGCATAGGAAACAATATTCAAATGTGAAACGCATGCATCTCCCCAAGAAAGCAAAAGTGCCTGTGAAAAATCCATTAACTGTAAAGCAAGCGGAGCATGAATGCTTACACGAAGCCAAGAGTGAGAGTGTAGCAGTCAATCCAGCCCCCGCTGTGAAAAACCTCGCTCAGAGCGGTgagtcacagaaacacacacagaggcaccaCGAAAGCAAATCGGTGAAAACACAGGTAATAACCCAAGAGGACCACTCTGTTAATGTAGCCAAAACAGACAGTACTGCTGGGGCCTCTCAACACAAGAGCATgaaagaacagaaacagaaagtgCCACCCCCGCAGAAAACACACGCTCCTAAGCCTATTATGATAAAGAATAAACAGATGACTAATAATGATCAAACGGAGACAAAAGCATCGGATGTGAGTGTGATGAAAGAGGTGCATTCATCACAGACCAATGtttcaaacaagcaaatgtgtgAAACCAAGACAATCAAACAGGTGCAGACTACATTGATGGAGAAAACTGTCACACACAAGCAAAATGTTTCCGACCAAATGTCTCAAAAGCAAATGGAGAGCAAGGCTAtcacacaaaagcacaacatCAAAAATATGAAGAGTGATTACCGGAGCCTTGACGTGAGAGGAAAAGGGGTAATCAAAAAGGGGAAGCCGGAGATTcacttccctcctcctccttcttcacctcctccaccCTCAGAGTCTgagctctccctccctccaccgCCCTCACCAGTGCTGGGGAGCCCAGCGTCGCCCCCGTCTATCATGAGGCAGGACAGCGACCTcccacctccaccccctccGCCTCCCATGGAATGCAGGTCTGACCCTGActttttccctcctcctccaactCCTCCGCCTCCGCCCTCTGTGGGTGGACAAGATTTTCTCCCTCCACCTCCCTCGCAGAAAGAGCTTAACGCCATGCCTCAGCCTCCAGCTACAAAGCTGGGCAAACCCATTGGCAAGCCTTTATTCAAAGAGCCAGAAACACAGAAGCAGCCCGTGCACATTAAACCCAAATGGCAGAAAAAGCAGCCaactcctccaccacctccacctccaccacagcTCCCTTCTGATCAAGCAGAAACGGCGTCAACAGAGCGGGGAAAAGCAGCTCAAGTTCAAGAagtgaaaaaggaaacaagccAGCTGATCGAAACAAGCAAGCAGATGCAGTCTGAATTAACAACAGTGTCGACAACAAAAATCCCAAGCATCCCGGCTGTGAAGCCAAAAGAGAGCCCACAGCCACCTAAAAAAGTGTTAGTCCCTCCTATTAAACTGCCTCCACCTCCTGAACCTGCTCCAACCTCGAAGCCTAGGCCTTACGCTCGCAAATTTAAAACCCCGCTCATGCTTGCAGAGGAAAGGTATCGGCAACAAACGGAGAAAGAAGAAATAGCGAGGAGTAATGTCACAACTCCCACTTCTCCTCCAATTGATATATCAGCCACTGTTGCCAGTCCAGAGCCTTCTGCAGCacagaacacagagacacaagtgACCATGGAAGCGACAAAAGCAAAGAGCGAAGAAGCCAAGAGCGTTTCCAAAGAAACAATATCACCTGCCAAGAAAACCCCTTCCCAGATCCCTTTGAGCAAGCCCGTGATGTCAGTGGTAAATAAGAAATCAGCATCTGGAGTTACAAATATATCCGTGGATAAAAAGCATGTTGCCAGCGAGCACTCTTCAGAAAAAATCCTTTCCTCAACTGATGTAAAAAAGAGTCAAACAGCACCCCAGAATCAGACTTTTTCTGCTGCTCAATGTCATCGCGAGGCCTCAAATATTAAGGTCCAGTCATGCTCGAGCGTGATCACTTCTTCGGTCAGCGAGCAGCAGCAGTCTATTAAGGAATCCAGCAGCAGGTCTGTCACTGCCACACAAAGCGCTGTCCAGCAAAATGTAAATCTTCAAAGGCAGACTGCGGTCACATTGAAAGCTGAAGATGTAAAGAATATCAATGTGCCTCTGACACAGGAGGGGAAAATAACTCCCTCTCAACCAACTAAAATTCCAAAGGTAACTCCAAATTTCAAGGTGAAAACCTTTAAGATGCCaacagagaagacagaggagaaaTGTGCCAgtgaaatgaaaagtgaaatgCATTTACAGCAAGAGAAAAGCAATGTGTCAcagaaaagtgaaacaaaagtgTATCAGAAAAGCAGCCAGCTGACGTCAGCTAGAGCCGAGATGAAAAcagaagtgaaagaaaaggagaagaaaagttACGTGAGCCCACCAACAAAGGGAGTTGAAGTGGAAATTAACGTGGAAAAGGAAAAGCCGGTGCAAAGGAATGAGAGTGTGAAGCAGTCACCATCAGTTACTGTTTTAATGCCTAAGGTGGCTAAGATTACATCAGCAGCAACCTATCAAGGCCATGTATCTGTCTCCCACAGTCAGCAGAGCATGAAGGCCGAGCAAATTCAGAGACACAAGGAGGTTGTGACTGAGAGTGTGGTACAGCAATGCCATCAGAGGCAAGAGGACGTTCAgatgcaaaaacaaagcaaggtacaagcagcagaaacaaataaaatacagataaaggCTGTAAAGTCAAAAGGTGAACCTAAGGATGTGTCTGCGCGAGGGACTGTGATAGCAGCCCCTAAAAATGAAGCTCATTCAGAAGAAATCATCAATTTGGAGAAATGTAATGTGATCCAGAAGCTGCTCGCTCAAATAAAAGAGCTCGAAGGCACACCAAGCAAAATAGAGTCCAACACCGTCAGGATGATTATCAGCGAACTCCCTGACTGGGCCATGGGCTCAGACGAGAAACACAATTTAAGGGAAATAGCTAAACACCAAAGTAAGGAAAAGCTGAAAGAAATGATTGTGtatatgaaaaatatgtttcaaGCCAAGCTCACTTTTTTGGAGGAAAACTCAACCGCTGTGGAGAAGAACGGGAAAGACAAAGAAGGGCCGCCAGTGCCTCCGAAACCAGACCAGAGCGTTATCATCGGAGCAACTGCAAAGATATCAAAGATCAGTATCGGCTCATccaaaagtgaaaagaaagtaGTGGAAGAGAAAAGATCACTGCAAGAGAGAAAAGTGTATCAGGAGATGAGTGAGGCGGCTGATCCGAGACTGCCCTCCCCGTTAGCAAGTATCCGCACTCCGTCACCCACGTTTATAAGTATTGAGTCACGGAGGATAGACTCGCCGCTCAGAGTGACCCCTTCTCCTCCGCCCTACAAGTCAGTCGGGAcacctccgcctcctcctcgcAAGACGTACACGCCCACTAGTAGCTTCAGCAGGGCCACACCATCTCCCACCCTGAGTCGCACGGAGAAGGTGATGAAACTGCGGGACACCACCTCCAAGCTTCCCCGCGGTGTTACCCCTCCGCCTCCACTTCCGCTATCAGAGTGCTTCGCAGCTGAAAGAGAGCAGTCCTCCCCGTTTAGCGACCGGGCAACTCACATAGACGGAGATGAGCAAAAGTTGGCGGAAATGGCAGAAATGGGGGACTCCATGATGACTGTGAGGGATAAAAAGTCTTTCTTTGAGGAGGCGCAGAAGTTGGAGGTCAGCAGGACGTACATGCGGAAAGATCCCATCGATATCCCCGAACGTTTGGGACCCGACGCCGAGGAAGGTGCCCCGGCTGTGACTGTAGACCTTCTGAAAGAGGATCTCCCCAGAGTGGATCTGTCCAAGCTGGTGAACAAGTTTGAATCTCCACAACCCAAAGTCTACGCCAGAAAGGAGCCTATTGCCATCACCGAGAGGCTGGGGAGTGATACAGAGGATGCGGAGGCTGACCCGCCAAGAACTGACACTGAAATCCATTCATTCAACGTCAAAGCAATAAAGGATGTGTTTGAGACCGGAGAGCATAGTTCACAGGCTGCCCGAGAGTTGAGAGAGCAGATAGAAAGAAGAGAATCTGAATCAGCTTGTTCCGTATCGGGGGGTCACTCTGGAACGACAGCAGTCACCGAGCAATTCTGCAGCGTCGACAACTTTGGAAACCTGATAAGTGAGACGACGAGTCAGATGCATTCGGAGAACTCCCTGACCCGCGGTAACCCTCCGTCCTACGCTGACGTGGTGAGAGGCAACGTTCCAACAGTTGGCGTGCCCGCCGAGGCCTCCGCCGAGGAACTGCTGAGAAACTTCCAGCAGTCGTGGGCCGAGAGCCAAGGAGTTTTCCAGAATCTGGGCTTCAGTGTCACGGAGCAGAGAACTTCGCAGATTGTGACGTGCCAGCAGGAGACTGTCGTGACGGGTAAACCGAGCTGTGCAGCATGA